TATTCATCTTCAACTTTTCTTCATCctacaaaataaataatatacatatatatgtatatatatatatatatatatatatatatatatatatatatatatatatacattttttttttttatatatatgtaatatttcataaaagaataattcCTTTTAAACAATCTctattttaatttttataattttttttttttttttatatgtacacATTTCTTACCAACTTATTCTCCATGTGTTCTTCCATATCATTGTTAGTAACTTTGTCtatcaaataattttcttccattttattattcatcAACGTTTCTGTGTTTTTACGTTGTTCTAAGTCCTTTGATACATTTCCTTGTGTATTTAATAACGGATTGGTTACCTTATTATGTGCATTATAAATAGAAGGATGTGTATATCTATTTATATTAGTAGGTGgtttatttatataagaatTTGCTATATTTGTTATAACATCAGAATCGtttgtattattttgttcttcatttaaagaattctttttattattataatcatttataGGAGAAAATGgatttaaattatttaatatcgttttattgttatgattatatattggttcgaattttttttcttcattcatatcacttgttttatatttatcagCTTGTTGTATTTCCTTACCTTCTACAAAATCGGTTGAATTATTAGCataatcattatttttGAGGTCCTCTTTAAAGGATGGatttaaatacatattttttctagtgttataattttgtaAGTCTGAATCCATCATcattttgttcatataattatcatcttttttatttatatccatgttattataaaaagagTGTAACTTTCTATCCTTCAATGTATTCTTTGTAGATACATAATCTTGTTTATTTGGATGTTGTAAATGTTCGTgcatattattttcatcatatgGAGAATCAtccatatatttatcagataaataattgttattcatatttatattttcatccatgtgattatttatattaatattattatcgACATTACTATTATCCATGTTATAACTATCGATATTATAACtatctatattataactatccatgttatatttattatttggAGGGCTTTTGTCATTTTCTGTGCTTTGAAAACCACTGTAtcttattttatcatttaataagAATTGCTCATCATATTCATTGATAAgattttctttatatttcttGATATCTATATAAGGATATTCATTTATAGATGAGAAGTTTTTCAGTTTATCCATTTTATTACTTGTATCTTCATCAATAAAACCACTAGTTgttaattcatttattataagaTCTGATTTATgattaattttttttaatgcTTGGGtagatatatatgtaaagactcctatattattaatattagATATCATATCagtataaatatttttattttctttatttattatattactatttaCTAATAAGTTATCTGtattttctaatatatcctgtaatatattttcataattagataacactttttttttttctacattatataaaatcctttttaataaattctctatatacatattttcACTTGATTgattctttaaaaaatattttttactcataccatatttattataatatgctctatataaaatcttttttaatatatattttaatatatataatattacaagtatcaaaaaaaaaccaTATATATCTGGATATTTTTCTCTACCAAATTTATGTATAGATAAAAATGTTACACATATcttttctatatattctaaagtttttgatataacaaaatttttaaaaggtattaaaaaattcgtatatctatatattaaacctaattttattattattactatttcAGTTATAacttcaaaaaaatattttattgattctggtttatttaatatttcttcttcgtatttttctttatatgttttatattgCATCTGATTATTcacaatattattattattattattattattaaaattttgatttgtcaaattatcatctttcccttttattatattttcatttttatgGGGTAATTCCTTTTTTACTTCTATATTTTCATGCGATACATTATCAGTTGAATGATGAATATTATCACTTATAAAATCttcaattttattattctcaTCATTTGaatcattattatcttcaacttgattgaattttttttcaaaatttaaaaaagcTTCCTTTTCATTCATATCTTCTTCTTGTATAATGTCCACATTATTGTGatcattataaatatcTGTATTATCATACATATCATAATTTGCATgcatattattattattattactattactattattactattattactattattactttcacttttatttttccatttttCATCATTGTCTTCctcttcatcatcatcttcttgttcttcttcttcttcttcgTCCTCTTCTAATTTTCTacttttttgtttttcttcTTCCATTAATCTTTCCATTTCTTCATCTactaataaaaaattatctacatcattatcattttttaaactCTCAAAAAACTTTTCTTTATGaataatatcatttaattcAGCATCGTCAAAAAGTTTATCATCTAAACTATGCTTTTCTAATCCTTCTGTAAATTGATTCGGGTGGTGGTCAccatttattttttgttcaccatttatattttgttcaccatttatattttgttcaccatttatattttgttcaccatttatattttgttcaccatttatattttgttcaccatttattttttgttcatcaatctttttatttttctcttcatcaatctttttatttttctgTTCACCAATCTTTTTAGTTACactattattttttttatgattaACTTTATTATGTTGAacctttttattattccttttattattcttttcttcctcattttcattttttatgaCTCTCTGGTTTTTTTTCCCCtcatcatttatatttatgtttttacataaacatatttttaaaataataaaacaaataacaaataaactataaattttcatttttttttttttttctcttcatttaatttataaatatatatatatatatatatataatcacATATATTCCAAACTTACATTAaaacataattatatatacatatatatatatatatatttatatttatgtatttgtatggataataatatttttatattttatttattttttaaaagttaacatatttatatgtaatattattatatgtttgtagaataatatatatatatatatataatataataattatttgtacatgttattttataagttcaaaaaaaaaaaaaaaaaaaaaaattcataataagtaatatatataatatatatatattatatggTAAATGGggtattatatatataaattaaatatatatgcacaacttatatataattaacAATAATAGGAATGAAggaaaaaaagaaattatattactattaaattttatctcttataaaataatattattttaaaaaattgggttaaaataaattcataaaaatataataatacaattaAGGATACATGACcatgttataatatatatatattatatatatataatattaaaagaagaattaacaaatatattattatattaaaaaaaaaaacaaaaggAAGAGGAAAggctttttttttttttttttttttaaagagaaaaatatattttatatataaatatattatataatacactttattttttttttttgtattgtatatttatatacatatattatatatattaaggaacaagaattaaaaaagatattatatatatatatatatatatatatatatataatataatcactaaacataattaaaataataataatatttatatataaggaGGAAGTAttttataacaataaaaaatgtatttatttatttatttttttttttttttaagactataaaaatttaagTTTTTAAGgttttcctttttttatacttCCTAAAATGTGCAGTTTCAAATATGTgtcataaaaaaaaatatattacatttttttttttttttttaaactGTATCctataataataaatgtgataatatatataatatatatataatatatatttgagtattatactattaatatatatatatatgtgtggatatatatgttccttttattttatgtaaaaGGACTACCttattttctaataatcatttaaatctaatatttcaattttccttataaagaaatggaaatataaatttttttttttttttttttttttttcacgtatttataataacaataatttttttaaatgtactttaatattatttaatattaaaaaaaaaataccTTAATTTGTTGATAtaattttccttttttttttttttcttttaaaaagtagaaaaataaaaggatTTGTGATAACACCTTTaaaatacattatataaaatgttaatagaaaaatgtaattaaataaatacctttatatgtgtataaaGAATAGAAAaatcttatatatataatgatatcTCTTTTGATTCTTTACGCGTTGAGGATCAAAAGTCTTACatgtgtatataatattatatatatatatatatatatataatatatatatattattattaatattatttttttattagaTGACGAGAAACCCAAATTTGACTTAGGATTTTctcctttttattttatctcTTATCCTTTATACAATGTTaggaaaataaataaataaataaatatatatatatatatatatatatatatatatatttaatatatatgtgtatgtttctctttatttatttttatttttttttttttagattCAATGTAGAagtattttatataaacatttaaataattatgatgCAAACATAACATATACTCctttaattaatataaataatttaaatataaaaacgtatattatttatatatttaatagTCTACATCAGGTATTTTGAAAATACAACACGActacatattatatatatatatatatatattttatttatatgtttgaatatttatgtgtatatcttttaatcccttcattctttttgtttattttgTCTTGTTCaactttttattatattttagatatataataatgagGGAATAAGAGGACTATATAAAGGGTTAATTCCAATGTTAGCCCACATAGTATCAAAGTAATAACGAAAAATAgttgtaaataaaaaataaaaaataatacatatatatatatgtatgtatgtatataattttatttaaaatatatgcttttttttaatttttagAAAATCGATTTATTACTTTCTGGAAAAAATTCATTTTGTCATATTTAGAAGACTAAGTAAcacaaacaaaaaaaaataaaataaaataaaatatatatatatatatatatattatatatatattatatatgtgtgtgttTGGGTTTATTCCtaataattatttcatcatattttccttttagGATCTGAAAAGAGAAGAGATatttatgataaaaaattaatacgaaattatgaaaataatcTAATGAACgataaagaaaatgataataattttattgGAGATTCTATTAACTCAAAAATTGTCAAGCAAATTAATTTTGttaaagaagaaaataattttattaaaaagaaaaagaaaaagaaatatttcCATCTCTCCTTATATCACAGCTTTTATGAATACGTTAGTTGTATTCTATCATATCCcttattaaatatatccacaaaattaattatatttcaaaataattcaaaatCGTTATTATATAGTAAACAACgaaaaaattaaacaaaataaaaacaaataaaataaataaaatgttacataaggaaatatatatatgtatatatatacatatgtatgTATGCATGTGCATTATATATGTAGTGCCctctttatatttttaatttcttattttatagatataaaaaacattATTCGTTTAACATACATGTATGATGGAATATACGGATTTTTTAAAGGCCTAAATAATTATCTAATCATCCAGTCAATGGATAAAGTTTTAAATTGTTTCTTGTATAGAACCTTTTCAAACAGTTGTTCATATGATAAAGTTGTTACCATTAAAGTGGTTTTATCAAgttaatataaacaaaaataaaataaaataaaataaaataaattaaaacTGATTTAGTGCAAATCCTTTTGTTATATGAGTtaatgaaattattatttaatataaatatttttttttttttttttatatagCATGCTTAAATACAATAATGGCTCCTTACATCCAGTATTCAATATTGAATAGATCTCAATCTCTAGTACCTGTAAGATGATTATTATTGcgaattattatatatatatatatatatatatatattatatattttttttttttattttattttagGGGTTATGCAAAGAGACCACATTTAGTCAATTTTTTAGTAATTTCAATTGGAAGgtaaaaattatttattcaattaatataaatataaatatatatatatattatatactcttttgtgtatatatatacattttttttttttttttttttttttatttagaGTCACCTGTCTAATGTATCTGTTGGGCTAGTTGCCGCTGGAGTTCAATTGatagtaatataaaaataaatagttcattaaaattaagtaaatacttatttatatacaactctttttataatttatcttattatttatagaTCATAGCGTTACTACCAAAAGATACAtcaaaaaatgaagatataattgataatgaaaaagatGACAATGTTTGAAGTcaattctttttttttttaacttattaattaatgaatttaaattttaaaattaaaaataaaataaaaagtaaaaaaaaaaaaaaaaaaaaatggaaggaaaaaggaaaaaatatattataataataatttttttttaagttaatcttatatttgaatttaatgttttatgctattttgttttattttaaatttttttttttttttttttattattatttttatatattaaatcatttatttatgaataacatcatatattatcatttgtaAAAAACATTCctcatatatatatgtatgaatccagattatgtaaaataaaaatcatatacccttttttttttttttttttttttaattttacGCTTTATATTTCGACTTacacaaaaatattacacTATAACAACACCATTATATGGGTGTTACATTACAATAAAATGCGATATGATTTTCTTAGGTTATATAAACatgtatatacatataacgttgcatataaaaaaaaagtttgatttattattattttttttttttctatcGGAATTATGAATTCTGTTCTATTATAATTAGTAAATTCATATCNNNNNNNNNNNNNNNNNNNNNNNNNNNNNNNNNNNNNNNNNNNNNNNNNNNNNNNNNNNNNNNNNNNNNNNNNNNNNNNNNNNNNNNNNNNNNNNNNNNNtttatatttttttttatatttataataatatttttttttttttttttttttttttttttttttttttttttttttttctttattatataaataatattagctatttttttttttattatttgttttcttttttttttttctgtatatttaataaattacattctatatacatatatatatatatattaatacgtataaattttttattttaaaaatatagattttatgtatatatattatatatatatatatatttatatgttcatatacacatatatatatttataatattataattaatattcacacatttatatatatatattatatatataaataatatatatatatttatttataattaaaaaaaaaaaaaaaaagaaaaagaaaaaaaatttttttgtttttttttttctttgctaaaaacaatataaattattgtTTTTCCTTTAGATGCTTTCTTCCATATCACCAAAAAGATATAGTTTTGATAAACaaggaaatataaaagaaattgATTTTTTAAGTTGCAAGAGTATTATATTACCACAACAACATTTGAATGCAAAGGacaattttatttgtaCAACAAGCATTCTTCcaaatttttatgaaaCACCACCTGATAAAGCTtcaaaattaaaaatgacacaggaaaataatattgataaagCTAATATGGGTACGAATGTATACGTACAAAGAACATCATCACTAAGTAACATGAATGTTCTTCAGTATGCAGATGAAGTACACAACAATTTACAAGATTCAAATGTTCATGAAATAAATGAACCATTAATTTTTGCAGATGTTAATCAATATTGTGGTGATGCAAATGCCCAAGGAATTGATCCAGGTGTAGTAGCTGTTTCCAATGCTTTGTTTGCATATAACAGTGCCTTCCAATCTATACCAATTAAAAGTTCTCCAAACGTTTTTAAAAGGAGATCAAAAGGAGAAGCAAATTCAGAATGGAGTAATGCTTTTGTAACTAGAGTAGACCCATATGAGTGTACCGACCCAGAAGAAGAATTTAAACCTTATGAAGTTACCaaatattatgatgaaGGAAAGGTTAAAACTGTATTTAATTTTGATcaagaaaattataacCAAGATATGTGAACATGAAATATGTGcatatatgtgtatatatatatatatatgtatatatgtgtatatgtatatatatgtatatgtatatatatgtatatgtatatatatgtatatatatatatatgtatatatttatatatgtatatatttatatccaCTTCGTTTAATGCACAGATGTATACATAATATTCTtgcatttttttttttttttcttttccCCTTTCATTTTTTCAGGTTGcataaattttatatataagcacaatttatatgacgtatatattaaaatgtttattagttatattttttataagaacagtgtaaaattaaataatatgctcatatatatgtatatatatttgtatacctatatatgtgtgtaaCTAAATTGCTTcctattttattttattattttttttttttgttgaTTCTATTGTATAAcagttatatatatatatgtatatttttatttatcttttCAAGTTATATAGTAATATGCATACATTATATGAATCTCCATTTGCTATAAAATAAGTCtatgtaaatataatattttttttattttaaatgggagaaaaaaaagaagaaaaaaaaaatgtaaccacatgtatataatttttgatttttttcttattaaCGAGTATACTATACATAACAAcattttcaatatatataatatataatatataaaatatttatgatgTGTGCCTACATAATAGAAatttatgatataatataatatttcatttaccatta
This window of the Plasmodium gaboni strain SY75 chromosome 1, whole genome shotgun sequence genome carries:
- a CDS encoding putative secreted ookinete protein; translated protein: MKIYSLFVICFIILKICLCKNININDEGKKNQRVIKNENEEEKNNKRNNKKVQHNKVNHKKNNSVTKKIGEQKNKKIDEEKNKKIDEQKINGEQNINGEQNINGEQNINGEQNINGEQNINGEQKINGDHHPNQFTEGLEKHSLDDKLFDDAELNDIIHKEKFFESLKNDNDVDNFLLVDEEMERLMEEEKQKSRKLEEDEEEEEEQEDDDEEEDNDEKWKNKSESNNSNNSNNSNSNNNNNMHANYDMYDNTDIYNDHNNVDIIQEEDMNEKEAFLNFEKKFNQVEDNNDSNDENNKIEDFISDNIHHSTDNVSHENIEVKKELPHKNENIIKGKDDNLTNQNFNNNNNNNNIVNNQMQYKTYKEKYEEEILNKPESIKYFFEVITEIVIIIKLGLIYRYTNFLIPFKNFVISKTLEYIEKICVTFLSIHKFGREKYPDIYGFFLILVILYILKYILKKILYRAYYNKYGMSKKYFLKNQSSENMYIENLLKRILYNVEKKKVLSNYENILQDILENTDNLLVNSNIINKENKNIYTDMISNINNIGVFTYISTQALKKINHKSDLIINELTTSGFIDEDTSNKMDKLKNFSSINEYPYIDIKKYKENLINEYDEQFLLNDKIRYSGFQSTENDKSPPNNKYNMDSYNIDSYNIDSYNMDNSNVDNNININNHMDENINMNNNYLSDKYMDDSPYDENNMHEHLQHPNKQDYVSTKNTLKDRKLHSFYNNMDINKKDDNYMNKMMMDSDLQNYNTRKNMYLNPSFKEDLKNNDYANNSTDFVEGKEIQQADKYKTSDMNEEKKFEPIYNHNNKTILNNLNPFSPINDYNNKKNSLNEEQNNTNDSDVITNIANSYINKPPTNINRYTHPSIYNAHNKVTNPLLNTQGNVSKDLEQRKNTETLMNNKMEENYLIDKVTNNDMEEHMENKLDEEKLKMNTHMMNNVFEGGKEYIKTNEDLNNINKAGDHFLHNKIRSFSYTQSPYQGVENANNKNQKYLTQRKERQQIVATKSPFN
- a CDS encoding hypothetical protein (conserved Plasmodium protein, unknown function), which produces MLIEKYDEKPKFDLGFSPFYFISYPLYNIQCRSILYKHLNNYDANITYTPLININNLNIKTYIIYIFNSLHQIYNNEGIRGLYKGLIPMLAHIVSKKSIYYFLEKIHFVIFRRLRSEKRRDIYDKKLIRNYENNLMNDKENDNNFIGDSINSKIVKQINFVKEENNFIKKKKKKKYFHLSLYHSFYEYVSCILSYPLLNISTKLIIFQNNSKSLLYNIKNIIRLTYMYDGIYGFFKGLNNYLIIQSMDKVLNCFLYRTFSNSCSYDKVVTIKVVLSTCLNTIMAPYIQYSILNRSQSLVPGLCKETTFSQFFSNFNWKSHLSNVSVGLVAAGVQLIIIALLPKDTSKNEDIIDNEKDDNV
- a CDS encoding putative photosensitized INA-labeled protein 1, PhIL1 — encoded protein: MLSSISPKRYSFDKQGNIKEIDFLSCKSIILPQQHLNAKDNFICTTSILPNFYETPPDKASKLKMTQENNIDKANMGTNVYVQRTSSLSNMNVLQYADEVHNNLQDSNVHEINEPLIFADVNQYCGDANAQGIDPGVVAVSNALFAYNSAFQSIPIKSSPNVFKRRSKGEANSEWSNAFVTRVDPYECTDPEEEFKPYEVTKYYDEGKVKTVFNFDQENYNQDM